A genome region from Aureimonas sp. AU20 includes the following:
- a CDS encoding flagellin N-terminal helical domain-containing protein, whose product MTSVNTNAAALTALRTLQSTNQQLESTQGRISTGYKIGEAKDNAAYWAISTTLKSDNKSLSTVKDALGLGAATVDTAYQGLNKAKDVLDEIKSKLVAATQAGVDRSIIQTEISSLQEQLKSIASSSTFSGENWLSVNSASSDYDSSKEVVSSFSRNSANGVTIGTVSVDISKVALFDSNTTTGNRGILDSAVGLTSSDGRALAIGGTASTTGNTNLNGLAGAVGSATGANAIQGVTAFNLTGSFAALNAANNFNDAGDGVKFTFATEVGSSFIDITKADATIANGVSVTGEVNSVQELANIFNKKVTTQGVEAFVNGAGNLGLRRTDAGATKTVAVTSVATIDTGSGTAHTSTAGFATTPADTAAKAGVDATKAALTSGNFSAAVTLDADDQISFTIKTGTNSAKAVIIDKTLVNDALGINTGVIADGSKYLTVLQAALRKAGVDATVSAASAAFKFESTATGGTASLSISQTSAVAGAATISVTNLNISDASLSALGAKNADDIAKVIGSYISAVNTAINKITTSASSLGAVSSRIELQKTFVNTLMDTIDKGVGNLIDADMSEESTKLQALQVKQQLGVQALSIANQSAQSVLSLFRS is encoded by the coding sequence ATGACCTCCGTGAACACAAACGCTGCTGCTCTCACCGCGCTGCGTACCCTGCAGAGCACCAATCAGCAGCTCGAGTCGACCCAGGGTCGTATCTCGACCGGCTACAAGATCGGCGAAGCCAAGGATAACGCCGCTTATTGGGCGATTTCCACGACGCTTAAGTCCGACAATAAGTCGCTTTCAACAGTCAAGGATGCACTCGGCCTTGGCGCTGCCACGGTCGATACCGCCTATCAGGGCCTCAATAAGGCCAAGGACGTTCTCGACGAGATCAAATCCAAGCTGGTTGCGGCAACGCAGGCGGGTGTCGATCGGTCGATCATTCAGACTGAGATTTCCTCGCTACAGGAACAGCTCAAAAGCATTGCATCTTCGTCGACCTTCTCGGGTGAGAATTGGTTGTCTGTCAATTCTGCGTCCTCTGACTATGACAGCTCGAAGGAAGTCGTTTCGTCATTCTCGCGCAATTCGGCAAATGGCGTGACGATCGGAACTGTTTCGGTCGATATTTCGAAGGTCGCACTTTTCGATAGTAATACGACGACCGGAAATCGTGGCATTCTTGACTCGGCGGTGGGCCTTACATCGTCCGACGGTCGCGCTCTCGCGATCGGTGGGACCGCTTCGACCACGGGTAATACGAACCTCAACGGTCTTGCTGGCGCAGTGGGCTCAGCTACCGGCGCTAACGCCATTCAAGGCGTGACAGCTTTCAACCTGACTGGTAGTTTTGCGGCATTGAATGCTGCTAATAATTTCAATGATGCAGGCGATGGCGTAAAATTTACCTTTGCTACAGAAGTTGGTTCGAGTTTCATTGATATTACGAAGGCTGATGCTACTATTGCTAACGGCGTTTCTGTTACCGGTGAAGTGAATTCGGTCCAAGAACTAGCTAATATCTTCAACAAGAAGGTCACGACACAAGGCGTAGAAGCGTTCGTTAACGGCGCTGGTAACTTGGGACTGCGTCGTACCGATGCCGGGGCGACCAAGACCGTTGCCGTTACTTCGGTGGCCACGATCGACACTGGATCTGGTACTGCTCACACCAGCACGGCGGGATTTGCTACGACACCGGCGGACACTGCCGCTAAGGCCGGCGTCGACGCGACGAAGGCGGCGCTTACAAGTGGCAACTTCTCCGCCGCAGTGACTTTGGACGCCGACGACCAGATCTCCTTCACGATCAAGACGGGCACGAACTCGGCGAAAGCCGTCATCATCGACAAGACCTTGGTAAACGACGCTCTCGGCATCAATACGGGAGTGATCGCGGACGGTTCGAAGTACCTCACGGTTCTGCAGGCAGCCCTTCGCAAAGCCGGCGTCGACGCGACTGTCTCTGCAGCTAGCGCCGCCTTCAAGTTCGAATCGACTGCAACTGGCGGCACGGCTAGCCTGTCGATCAGCCAGACTTCTGCTGTCGCTGGCGCAGCTACGATCTCCGTCACTAACTTGAATATCTCCGATGCAAGTCTTTCTGCACTCGGTGCGAAGAACGCAGACGATATCGCAAAGGTCATTGGATCGTACATTTCTGCGGTAAACACTGCGATCAACAAGATCACGACTTCTGCATCCAGCCTCGGTGCAGTCTCTAGCCGTATTGAGCTTCAGAAGACCTTCGTGAACACGCTGATGGACACGATCGATAAGGGCGTCGGCAACCTCATCGACGCCGACATGTCGGAAGAGTCCACCAAGCTCCAGGCCCTGCAGGTCAAGCAGCAGCTCGGCGTCCAGGCGCTCTCAATCGCCAACCAGTCGGCGCAGAGCGTCCTGTCGCTCTTCCGCTCGTAA